A genomic stretch from Thermomonospora umbrina includes:
- a CDS encoding DUF397 domain-containing protein has product MYDVSLSSTAARELVWQKSRRSNPSGNCVEMAQLPTGDIAVRNSRYPQGPVLVYTREEIEAFVGGAKDGDFDHLIA; this is encoded by the coding sequence ATGTACGACGTCAGCCTGTCATCCACCGCTGCGCGCGAGCTGGTCTGGCAGAAGAGCCGCCGGAGCAACCCGAGCGGCAACTGTGTGGAAATGGCCCAGCTTCCCACTGGGGATATTGCTGTCCGAAACTCCCGGTACCCGCAGGGTCCGGTGCTCGTCTACACCAGAGAGGAGATCGAGGCGTTCGTCGGGGGCGCCAAGGACGGCGACTTCGACCACCTGATCGCCTGA
- a CDS encoding helix-turn-helix domain-containing protein, whose product MIIAEPRRDPGEQAGGGPTALRIMLGAELRRLREDSGLSREAAGERIRGSESKISRLELGKVSFKRRDIADLLAAYGLADEADPRRAALLALAARANRPGWWHRYSDVLPHWFQTYVGLEQDAELIRAYEVQFVPGLLQTRDYARAVARLGHPGAGDVEIERRVDVRMARQRVLSGDDGPRLWAVMDEAALCRPLGGRAVMRAQLRRLIEACSLPDVTLQVVPFAHGGHAAAGGAFSILRFAEDEMPDIVYLEQLTSALYMDKASDVERYLAVMERLCADADPAARTAATIERVLAEM is encoded by the coding sequence ATGATCATTGCGGAGCCGCGTCGTGATCCGGGCGAGCAGGCGGGCGGGGGGCCCACCGCGCTGCGCATCATGCTGGGGGCCGAGCTCCGGCGACTCCGCGAGGACTCCGGGCTGTCCCGGGAGGCGGCCGGCGAGCGCATCCGCGGGTCCGAGTCCAAGATCAGCCGGCTGGAGCTGGGCAAGGTCTCCTTCAAGCGGCGCGACATCGCCGACCTGCTCGCCGCCTACGGCCTCGCCGACGAGGCCGACCCACGCCGGGCGGCCCTCCTGGCGCTGGCCGCTCGGGCCAACCGGCCCGGCTGGTGGCATCGGTACTCCGACGTGCTGCCGCACTGGTTCCAGACCTACGTCGGCCTCGAGCAGGACGCCGAGCTGATCCGCGCCTACGAGGTGCAGTTCGTGCCGGGGCTGCTGCAGACCCGCGACTACGCCCGCGCGGTGGCCAGGCTCGGCCACCCGGGCGCCGGCGACGTGGAGATCGAACGCCGCGTGGACGTGCGGATGGCGCGCCAGCGGGTGCTCTCCGGCGACGACGGCCCCCGGTTGTGGGCCGTGATGGACGAGGCGGCGCTGTGCCGTCCGCTCGGCGGTCGCGCGGTGATGCGCGCCCAACTGCGACGCCTGATCGAGGCGTGCTCGCTGCCCGACGTCACGCTCCAGGTGGTGCCGTTCGCCCACGGCGGGCACGCCGCGGCGGGCGGGGCGTTCAGCATCCTGCGGTTCGCCGAGGACGAGATGCCCGACATCGTCTATCTGGAGCAGCTCACCAGCGCCCTGTACATGGACAAGGCCTCCGACGTCGAGCGCTATCTCGCGGTGATGGAGCGCCTGTGCGCGGACGCCGACCCGGCCGCCCGGACGGCCGCGACCATCGAGCGCGTCCTCGCCGAGATGTGA